One region of Anaeromyxobacter paludicola genomic DNA includes:
- a CDS encoding GNAT family N-acetyltransferase, which translates to MALTVLQVAWPLAPVGPGAAGGAEQVLWQLDRALAAAGHRSLVVAQEGSRIAGTLLAVPAARGPLDEGALARAEAAVRAVVARALREERVDVVHLHGLDFAACLPPPGPPALVTLHLPPALYPPGALAASRPRTALVCVSEAQRARLPAGVAAAACVPNGVPLDLLRPRRGGAAAPGFALCLGRICAEKGYHLALDAARAAGLPLLVAGEVFPYAAHQRHFDAELRPRLDAARRYVGPVGLRRKRRLLAAARCLVVPSLVEETSSLAAMEALACGTPVVAFRRGALPEVVEDGVTGLLVDGPEDLPRALREVAWLDRAACRRAAEARFDGREMAARYVALYRELGGGLASRSPPPSPSPLQGEGKRASAPGPARTPSPPGGEGRGGAARRSPAVLRPALLTSWSELEALRDAWADLFRRAPAATPFQSPGWLLAWGRQLAPPAPPLAAALFRGRELAALLPSFVYRRGGRRVLGLLGGGVSDYQDLLLDPSLAPEGAATLLARLAGTGAFDALDLEALPPGSPLLAPGALPPSLAGGAAPQAACPGLDLPGDPAAWRARLSAKARDNLRQGRRRLERLGPVEVRLAGAGIEVTAALAESFRLHRARWAGRGEAGVLGASLLWRFHAEAARAAAREGTLRLRLLLAGGRVVASLHGFLWRGRGYAYLSGLDPAAARASPGLLLHAEAIEGAIREGARGYDLLRGREPYKYGLGAEDRFTLRLQAEVRAGGAATGALERLPGAAPAL; encoded by the coding sequence ATGGCCCTGACCGTCCTGCAGGTGGCCTGGCCCCTCGCGCCGGTGGGGCCGGGCGCCGCGGGCGGGGCGGAGCAGGTGCTCTGGCAGCTCGACCGCGCGCTCGCCGCGGCCGGGCACCGCTCCCTGGTGGTGGCGCAGGAGGGCTCACGGATCGCGGGGACGCTCCTCGCCGTCCCTGCGGCGCGCGGCCCGCTCGACGAGGGGGCGCTCGCGCGCGCCGAGGCGGCGGTGCGCGCGGTGGTCGCGCGGGCGCTCCGGGAGGAGCGGGTGGACGTGGTCCACCTGCACGGGCTCGACTTCGCGGCGTGCCTGCCGCCGCCCGGGCCGCCGGCCCTCGTCACCCTCCACCTGCCGCCCGCGCTCTACCCGCCGGGCGCGCTCGCCGCGAGCCGCCCCCGGACGGCGCTCGTCTGCGTCTCGGAGGCGCAGCGCGCGCGGCTCCCGGCCGGCGTCGCCGCCGCGGCCTGCGTGCCGAACGGCGTCCCCCTCGACCTGCTCCGGCCGCGGCGTGGCGGGGCGGCCGCGCCCGGCTTCGCGCTCTGCCTGGGCCGGATCTGCGCCGAGAAGGGCTACCACCTCGCGCTCGACGCGGCCCGCGCGGCCGGGCTCCCGCTGCTCGTCGCCGGCGAGGTCTTCCCGTACGCGGCCCACCAGCGCCACTTCGACGCGGAGCTCCGGCCGAGGCTCGACGCCGCGCGCCGCTACGTCGGGCCGGTGGGGCTCCGGCGCAAGCGCCGCCTCCTCGCCGCGGCGCGCTGCCTCGTGGTGCCGAGCCTGGTGGAGGAGACGAGCTCGCTGGCGGCGATGGAGGCGCTCGCCTGCGGGACGCCGGTGGTGGCGTTCCGCCGCGGCGCCTTGCCGGAGGTGGTCGAGGACGGCGTGACCGGGCTCCTCGTGGACGGGCCGGAGGACCTGCCGCGGGCCCTGCGCGAGGTGGCGTGGCTCGATCGCGCCGCGTGCCGGCGCGCGGCGGAGGCGCGGTTCGACGGGCGGGAGATGGCGGCGCGCTACGTGGCGCTGTACCGGGAGCTCGGCGGCGGCCTCGCTTCGCGGTCCCCCCCTCCCTCGCCCTCCCCCTTGCAGGGAGAGGGGAAGAGGGCCTCTGCGCCGGGACCCGCGAGGACACCCTCCCCGCCGGGCGGGGAGGGCCGGGGAGGGGCGGCCAGGAGGAGCCCCGCGGTCCTTCGCCCCGCGCTCCTGACCTCCTGGTCGGAACTGGAGGCGCTGCGGGACGCCTGGGCCGACCTCTTCCGGCGCGCACCGGCGGCCACGCCGTTCCAGTCGCCCGGGTGGCTCCTCGCCTGGGGTCGCCAGCTCGCGCCGCCGGCGCCGCCCCTCGCGGCGGCGCTCTTCCGCGGGCGCGAGCTCGCGGCCCTGCTGCCGTCGTTCGTCTACCGCCGCGGCGGCCGCCGGGTGCTCGGGCTCCTCGGCGGCGGCGTCTCCGACTACCAGGACCTGCTGCTCGATCCGTCGCTCGCCCCGGAGGGCGCGGCGACCCTCCTCGCGCGGCTCGCGGGCACGGGGGCCTTCGACGCGCTCGACCTCGAGGCGCTCCCGCCCGGCTCGCCGCTCCTCGCGCCGGGGGCGCTGCCGCCGTCGCTCGCGGGCGGCGCCGCGCCCCAGGCGGCCTGTCCCGGGCTCGACCTCCCCGGCGATCCCGCCGCGTGGCGCGCGCGGCTCTCGGCGAAGGCCCGCGACAACCTGCGGCAGGGGCGGCGCCGGCTGGAGCGGCTCGGGCCGGTGGAGGTGCGGCTGGCGGGTGCGGGGATCGAGGTGACCGCGGCGCTCGCCGAGTCCTTCCGCCTGCACCGCGCGCGCTGGGCGGGGCGGGGCGAGGCGGGCGTGCTCGGCGCCTCCTTGCTCTGGCGCTTCCACGCCGAGGCGGCGCGGGCCGCCGCGCGCGAGGGCACCCTGCGGCTGCGGCTGCTCCTCGCCGGCGGCCGGGTGGTGGCCTCGCTGCACGGGTTCCTCTGGCGAGGCCGCGGCTACGCCTACCTCTCCGGACTCGACCCCGCCGCCGCGCGCGCCAGCCCGGGGCTCCTGCTCCACGCCGAGGCGATCGAGGGCGCGATCCGCGAGGGCGCCCGCGGCTACGACCTGCTCCGCGGCCGCGAGCCCTACAAGTACGGCCTCGGCGCGGAGGATCGGTTCACGCTGCGGCTCCAGGCCGAGGTGCGCGCGGGGGGCGCCGCGACGGGGGCCCTGGAGCGGCTCCCCGGCGCGGCGCCGGCGCTCTAG
- a CDS encoding methyl-accepting chemotaxis protein, which translates to MDRPTESTPAPATGWFANLTLRARILAGFWIAIGVSVLVGALSWYCEARVGRELQDAAELQLPSVSAIATMNEAKSAAARGYLAVLIPKADGDYRARLIADAEAALARLEQGRAAYEKLPHDPDAERLWQATLEPLGTWQRGARACLDAGKARERLLSGGRAAEAAALEDSVWETCRAPRASFGPLAKAFETLEAHHAAAASAVAVRGRQAVVTGNALTWLAVLAGAAAVLALGVVVSRRGGTMLEQLGATLDRIARGDVPERLRDAAGADYNAVRDSLNTVIGTVEGLLAELGRMSAAHDRGELDVVLDAARFQGDYRKVAEAVNAMVAGHLAVNRKAMACVAEFGKGDFGAPLERFPGQKASINETVEQVRGNLMSFLAEMQRMSEQHDQGEIDVRIEVDRFQGGWRRMAEGVNAMVAGHIAVKKKAMACVAEFGKGNFDAPLERFPGKKAFINDIVEEVRGNLKGFIAEMNRMSAEHDRGDIDVVIPAERFHGDYRRMAEGVNAMVAGHIAVKKKAMACVAEFGRGNFEAPLERFPGKKAFINETVEQVRANLKAVIADADHLAEAARAGRLSARADASRHGGDYRRIVEGFNQTLEWVNAPVKEIAAVLGELAEGHLSARTDASRYQAEAREMAERLNATLAALLAPGEEARQVLERLSERDLTARMAGSYPGDHARLKDAVNRTAESLHEALAQVAEAVAQVSSAANQIAASSQAVASGASQQASAIEETSASLETVAGMARQSSDNAREADQLAQGAKSSAESGEAAVAQMTGAMVKIRAAAEGTSAIIKDINEIAFQTNLLALNAAVEAARAGEAGRGFAVVAEEVRSLALRSKDAAQKTEALIRESVKQAAAGESTSREVATRLAEIAGSVQKVTGIVAEIAAASKEQAGGIAQVNRAVDEMNKVTQQNAASSEESSSAATELSGQSEELAAMVGAFKLERRAAAPAAPARGPRQPRPALAGRAAADPRLAELDPPDFARA; encoded by the coding sequence ATGGATCGCCCAACCGAGAGCACCCCCGCGCCCGCCACCGGCTGGTTCGCCAACTTGACCCTGCGGGCCCGGATCCTGGCCGGGTTCTGGATCGCCATCGGCGTGAGCGTCCTCGTCGGCGCGCTCTCCTGGTACTGCGAGGCGCGCGTCGGCCGGGAGCTGCAGGACGCCGCCGAGCTGCAGCTCCCGAGCGTCTCGGCCATCGCCACCATGAACGAGGCCAAGTCGGCCGCGGCGCGCGGGTACCTGGCGGTGCTCATCCCCAAGGCCGACGGCGACTACCGGGCCCGGCTCATCGCCGACGCCGAGGCGGCGCTGGCGCGGCTCGAGCAGGGCCGGGCGGCCTACGAGAAGCTCCCCCACGACCCCGACGCCGAGCGGCTCTGGCAGGCCACCCTCGAGCCGCTCGGCACCTGGCAGCGCGGCGCGCGGGCCTGCCTCGACGCCGGCAAGGCGCGGGAGCGGCTGCTCTCGGGCGGCCGCGCCGCGGAGGCGGCGGCCCTGGAGGACTCGGTCTGGGAGACCTGCCGCGCCCCGCGCGCCAGCTTCGGCCCGCTCGCCAAGGCCTTCGAGACCCTGGAGGCGCACCACGCCGCGGCGGCGAGCGCGGTGGCGGTGCGCGGGCGTCAGGCGGTCGTCACCGGGAACGCGCTCACCTGGCTCGCGGTGCTCGCCGGCGCCGCCGCCGTCCTGGCCCTCGGAGTGGTGGTCTCGCGGCGGGGAGGCACGATGCTCGAGCAGCTCGGGGCCACCCTCGACCGGATCGCGCGCGGCGACGTCCCGGAGCGCCTCCGCGACGCCGCCGGCGCCGACTACAACGCGGTCCGCGACAGCCTCAACACCGTGATCGGCACGGTGGAGGGGCTGCTGGCCGAGCTCGGGCGGATGAGCGCCGCGCACGATCGGGGCGAGCTCGACGTGGTCCTCGACGCCGCCCGGTTCCAGGGCGACTACCGCAAGGTGGCGGAGGCCGTGAACGCCATGGTGGCCGGCCACCTCGCGGTGAACCGGAAGGCGATGGCCTGCGTGGCCGAGTTCGGGAAGGGCGACTTCGGCGCCCCCCTGGAGCGGTTCCCCGGCCAGAAGGCCTCCATCAACGAGACCGTGGAGCAGGTGCGCGGGAACTTGATGTCCTTCCTCGCCGAGATGCAGCGGATGAGCGAGCAGCACGACCAGGGCGAGATCGACGTCCGGATCGAGGTGGACCGGTTCCAGGGCGGCTGGCGCCGGATGGCCGAGGGCGTGAACGCCATGGTCGCCGGCCACATCGCGGTGAAGAAGAAGGCGATGGCCTGCGTGGCCGAGTTCGGGAAGGGCAACTTCGACGCCCCGCTGGAGCGGTTCCCCGGCAAGAAGGCCTTCATCAACGACATCGTCGAGGAGGTCCGCGGCAACCTGAAGGGCTTCATCGCCGAGATGAACCGGATGAGCGCCGAGCACGACCGGGGCGACATCGACGTGGTGATCCCGGCCGAGCGGTTCCACGGCGACTACCGGCGGATGGCCGAGGGCGTGAACGCCATGGTCGCCGGCCACATCGCGGTGAAGAAGAAGGCCATGGCCTGCGTGGCCGAGTTCGGCCGCGGCAACTTCGAGGCGCCCCTGGAGCGGTTCCCCGGCAAGAAGGCCTTCATCAACGAGACCGTCGAGCAGGTCCGCGCCAACCTGAAGGCGGTGATCGCCGACGCCGACCACCTCGCGGAGGCGGCGCGCGCCGGCCGGCTCTCGGCCCGGGCCGACGCCTCCCGGCACGGCGGCGACTACCGCCGCATCGTGGAGGGCTTCAACCAGACGCTCGAGTGGGTCAACGCGCCGGTGAAGGAGATCGCCGCGGTGCTCGGCGAGCTGGCCGAGGGGCACCTCTCGGCCCGCACCGACGCCTCCCGCTACCAGGCCGAGGCCCGCGAGATGGCGGAGCGGCTCAACGCCACCCTGGCGGCGCTGCTCGCCCCGGGCGAGGAGGCCCGCCAGGTGCTGGAGCGGCTCTCGGAGCGCGACCTGACGGCGCGCATGGCGGGCAGCTACCCCGGCGATCACGCCCGCCTGAAGGACGCGGTCAACCGCACCGCGGAGTCGCTCCACGAGGCGCTGGCCCAGGTGGCGGAGGCGGTGGCGCAGGTCTCGTCGGCGGCCAACCAGATCGCCGCCAGCAGCCAGGCGGTGGCGAGCGGCGCCTCGCAGCAGGCGAGCGCCATCGAGGAGACCAGCGCCAGCCTGGAGACGGTGGCCGGCATGGCGCGGCAGAGCTCCGACAACGCCCGCGAGGCGGATCAGCTGGCCCAGGGCGCGAAGAGCAGCGCCGAGTCGGGCGAGGCGGCGGTGGCGCAGATGACCGGGGCCATGGTCAAGATCCGCGCGGCCGCCGAGGGCACCAGCGCCATCATCAAGGACATCAACGAGATCGCCTTCCAGACCAACCTGCTCGCGCTCAACGCCGCCGTGGAGGCGGCCCGGGCCGGCGAGGCCGGGCGCGGGTTCGCGGTGGTGGCCGAGGAGGTCCGGTCGCTGGCGCTCCGCTCCAAGGACGCGGCGCAGAAGACCGAGGCCCTCATCCGCGAGTCGGTGAAGCAGGCCGCCGCGGGCGAGAGCACCTCGCGCGAGGTGGCGACGCGGCTGGCCGAGATCGCCGGGTCGGTGCAGAAGGTGACCGGGATCGTGGCCGAGATCGCCGCCGCCTCGAAGGAGCAGGCGGGCGGCATCGCCCAGGTCAACCGGGCGGTGGACGAGATGAACAAGGTGACGCAGCAGAATGCCGCCAGCTCCGAGGAGTCCTCCTCGGCGGCCACCGAGCTCTCCGGCCAGTCGGAGGAGCTCGCGGCCATGGTGGGCGCGTTCAAGCTGGAGCGGCGGGCGGCCGCCCCCGCCGCGCCGGCGCGGGGCCCGCGCCAGCCGAGGCCCGCGCTGGCCGGCCGCGCCGCGGCGGACCCGAGGCTGGCCGAGCTCGACCCGCCGGACTTCGCGAGGGCCTAG
- a CDS encoding MXAN_6577-like cysteine-rich protein, giving the protein MRTLLACLAVALLAACGGTSPKCPAGQARCGGQCVDLSTDPLQCGACGNVCPATATCTAGACVCPGTQTSCGSLCADLQTDAQHCGTCGTSCGLGTCQVGACACSPGATDCGGHAGVCADLTRDPGHCGACGTACPATFACLQGACACPPSTTQCGAACSVLATDPLNCGACGHACGTGFSCGAGACTCSGPGKQVCGASCLDTTSDLNNCGACGRVCPSGTLCSAGACACPSGSTVCASGGASTCTNLKTDPANCGACGNACGAGAACSSGACASCPAHDNGLGQQFLDCAPPDTFTLTTAKEAAKAWSASGSEQVTTGCSGGGAGSTCFGWQRSDGTCGIWCYGGTLAGAVFQSFNFTCVCFNGPQSAWH; this is encoded by the coding sequence ATGCGCACCCTGCTCGCGTGCCTCGCCGTCGCCCTGCTCGCCGCCTGCGGCGGCACGTCGCCGAAGTGCCCCGCCGGCCAGGCCCGCTGCGGCGGACAGTGCGTGGACCTCTCCACGGATCCCCTGCAGTGCGGGGCGTGCGGGAACGTCTGTCCCGCCACCGCCACCTGCACCGCCGGCGCGTGCGTCTGCCCGGGGACCCAGACCTCCTGCGGCAGCCTCTGCGCCGACCTGCAGACCGACGCGCAGCACTGCGGCACCTGCGGCACGAGCTGCGGCCTCGGCACCTGCCAGGTCGGCGCGTGCGCCTGCAGCCCCGGCGCGACCGACTGCGGCGGACACGCGGGCGTCTGCGCCGACCTGACGCGGGACCCCGGCCACTGCGGCGCGTGCGGCACGGCCTGCCCGGCGACCTTCGCCTGCCTCCAGGGCGCCTGCGCCTGCCCCCCGAGCACCACGCAGTGCGGGGCGGCGTGCAGCGTGCTCGCCACCGACCCGCTCAACTGCGGCGCCTGCGGCCACGCCTGCGGCACCGGGTTCTCCTGCGGCGCCGGCGCGTGCACCTGCTCCGGCCCCGGCAAGCAGGTCTGCGGGGCGAGCTGCCTCGACACCACCTCCGACCTGAACAACTGCGGCGCCTGCGGCCGGGTCTGCCCGAGCGGCACGCTCTGCAGCGCCGGCGCCTGCGCCTGCCCGTCGGGGAGCACGGTCTGCGCGAGCGGCGGCGCCTCGACCTGCACCAACCTCAAGACCGACCCGGCGAACTGCGGGGCCTGCGGCAACGCCTGCGGCGCCGGCGCGGCCTGCTCGAGCGGCGCCTGCGCGAGCTGCCCGGCGCACGACAACGGGCTCGGGCAGCAGTTCCTGGACTGCGCGCCGCCCGACACCTTCACCCTCACCACCGCGAAGGAGGCCGCAAAGGCCTGGAGCGCGAGCGGGAGCGAGCAGGTGACGACCGGCTGCTCCGGCGGCGGCGCCGGGTCCACCTGCTTCGGGTGGCAGCGCTCCGACGGGACGTGCGGGATCTGGTGCTACGGCGGGACGCTCGCGGGCGCGGTGTTCCAGAGCTTCAACTTCACCTGCGTCTGCTTCAACGGACCGCAGTCCGCCTGGCACTGA
- a CDS encoding PIG-L deacetylase family protein, translated as MKQARPGPAPLDLDALAEQGWVLVAAHPDDETIGAGGLLIEHPGAGVVHLTDGAPADPALWSPRAPASREGYAALRRREALEALAVAGVPASAVRCLGVRDQEATRQLSRLVRELARLLDERRPALVVTHAFEGGHPDHDATALAVRAAAARLRGAAPVLVEMTAYQRGAGPLTLQRFHGGGEEQVRPLGPEARRRKEAMLGLYESQREVLAPFAAGEERFRRAEPVDFSRRPHPGPLHYEWLGWRTFDSWWREASQGLRALSLPNAPWP; from the coding sequence GTGAAGCAAGCGCGCCCCGGCCCGGCGCCGCTCGACCTCGACGCGCTGGCCGAGCAGGGCTGGGTGCTGGTCGCGGCCCATCCGGACGACGAGACCATCGGGGCCGGGGGGCTGCTCATCGAGCACCCCGGCGCGGGCGTGGTCCACCTGACCGATGGCGCGCCGGCCGACCCGGCGCTCTGGTCGCCGCGCGCCCCGGCTTCGCGGGAGGGTTACGCGGCGCTGCGGCGGCGCGAGGCGCTGGAGGCGCTCGCGGTGGCGGGCGTGCCGGCGTCCGCCGTCCGCTGCCTCGGCGTTCGCGACCAGGAGGCCACCCGGCAGCTCTCCCGGCTGGTGCGGGAGCTCGCGCGGCTGCTCGACGAGCGCCGGCCCGCCCTGGTGGTCACCCACGCCTTCGAGGGCGGCCACCCCGACCACGACGCCACGGCGCTCGCGGTCCGGGCGGCGGCGGCGCGCCTGCGGGGGGCGGCGCCGGTCCTCGTGGAGATGACCGCCTACCAGCGGGGAGCGGGGCCGCTCACGTTGCAGCGCTTCCACGGGGGAGGGGAGGAGCAGGTCCGCCCGCTCGGCCCGGAGGCGCGGCGCCGCAAGGAGGCGATGCTCGGCCTCTACGAGAGCCAGCGGGAGGTGCTCGCGCCCTTCGCCGCCGGCGAGGAGCGGTTCCGGCGCGCCGAGCCGGTGGACTTCTCGCGCCGGCCGCACCCGGGGCCGCTCCACTACGAGTGGCTCGGGTGGCGCACCTTCGACAGCTGGTGGCGCGAGGCGAGCCAGGGGCTGCGCGCGCTGTCCCTGCCCAACGCGCCATGGCCCTGA
- a CDS encoding DUF3536 domain-containing protein: MPRRLLCLHGHFYQPPRENPWIDEIEVQDSADPFHDWNERIATECYGPNAAARIKDGAGRIVDIVSGYRHLSFNFGPTLLAWLERHRPDVYGRVLEADAWSLERTGHGNALAQAYHHAILPLCSPRDRRTEIRWGLADFQRRFHRAPEGFWLPETAADSPTLAALAAEGIRFTLLSPYQVRRIRLDEGDWRDATEARFDPSRPYRVRAGDRELAVFFYDGHIARDLAFGQALSTPEALLSRLEDGYDDTRGHDEILTVAIDGETLGHHKKGADEVLAAALRRLAAKGEPRIVNLGQALELVPVRWEAEIAEGSSWSCAHGLERWRSDCGCNAGGEPAWNQAWRAPLRSALDGLRDRCAALYERASAGLLADPWRARDRYVELVLDPERRDVERFFRVEAARPLAREERVRALRLLEMERQALRMYTSCGWFFSELSGLETVQVLKYAARAIQLAREAAGEDLEPEFAEALGRAPSNVPALRDGRRVYEQLVRPSVASLERVAAHLAIAGLVQPLPDSGRLFCYRYRVRGRRVGRAGAATLALGRLELESLATGERLDALVCVMHFGAADFRCGVEPWPGEAAQAAVEEALFARGEAASLPELLRAVDRAFGGRDYTLRDLFLDERRRVAEILLADSMRRYEYDFTRIFEDNRRLMEFLRELDSPVPGPLRAAADVSLSRRLSSLTRRIGAGEVALRDGEPELRGTVELARRLGVGLHLDPVRRQVLEVVEARMADVAAGRGAAARAAELVEVLSLASRLGLTLDLWAAQNRLWDWAGANGAALDRDSLAALGRELWFDEETLLARAGYAPLAPEAIA, encoded by the coding sequence ATGCCGCGGCGCCTCCTCTGCCTGCACGGGCACTTCTACCAGCCCCCGCGCGAGAACCCCTGGATCGACGAGATCGAGGTGCAGGACAGCGCCGACCCGTTCCACGACTGGAACGAGCGGATCGCGACCGAGTGCTACGGCCCCAACGCGGCGGCCCGCATCAAGGACGGCGCCGGCCGCATCGTGGACATCGTCTCCGGCTACCGGCACCTGAGCTTCAACTTCGGCCCGACGCTGCTCGCCTGGCTGGAGCGCCACCGCCCCGACGTCTACGGGCGCGTGCTGGAGGCCGACGCCTGGAGCCTGGAGCGGACCGGGCACGGCAACGCGCTCGCCCAGGCCTACCACCACGCCATCCTGCCCCTCTGCTCCCCCCGCGACCGGCGCACCGAGATCCGGTGGGGGCTGGCCGACTTCCAGCGGCGCTTCCACCGCGCGCCCGAGGGCTTCTGGCTCCCCGAGACCGCCGCCGACTCGCCCACGCTCGCGGCGCTCGCGGCCGAGGGGATCCGCTTCACCCTGCTCTCGCCCTACCAGGTCCGGCGCATCCGGCTCGACGAGGGCGACTGGCGCGACGCGACCGAGGCCCGCTTCGATCCGAGCCGGCCGTACCGCGTCCGCGCCGGCGACCGCGAGCTGGCGGTCTTCTTCTACGACGGCCACATCGCGCGCGACCTCGCCTTCGGACAGGCCCTCTCCACCCCCGAGGCCCTGCTCTCCCGGCTCGAGGACGGCTACGACGACACCCGCGGCCACGACGAGATCCTGACCGTCGCCATCGACGGGGAGACCCTCGGCCACCACAAGAAGGGGGCCGACGAGGTGCTGGCGGCCGCCCTGCGGCGGCTCGCCGCGAAGGGCGAGCCGCGCATCGTCAACCTGGGCCAGGCGCTCGAGCTCGTGCCGGTGCGCTGGGAGGCCGAGATCGCCGAGGGCTCCTCCTGGAGCTGCGCGCACGGGCTCGAGCGCTGGCGGAGCGACTGCGGCTGCAACGCCGGCGGCGAGCCCGCGTGGAACCAGGCCTGGCGCGCGCCCCTGCGGAGCGCCCTCGACGGCCTGCGCGACCGGTGCGCCGCGCTGTACGAGCGGGCCTCCGCGGGGCTGCTCGCCGACCCCTGGCGCGCCCGCGACCGCTACGTCGAGCTCGTGCTCGACCCCGAGCGGCGCGACGTGGAGCGCTTCTTCCGGGTCGAGGCGGCCCGGCCGCTCGCGCGCGAGGAGCGGGTCCGCGCGCTGCGCCTCCTCGAGATGGAGCGCCAGGCGCTCCGCATGTACACGAGCTGCGGCTGGTTCTTCTCGGAGCTCTCGGGGCTCGAGACCGTGCAGGTGCTCAAGTACGCGGCGCGCGCCATCCAGCTCGCCCGCGAGGCGGCCGGCGAGGACCTCGAGCCGGAGTTCGCCGAGGCGCTCGGGCGGGCGCCGTCCAACGTGCCGGCGCTCCGCGACGGGCGGCGCGTCTACGAGCAGCTGGTCCGGCCCAGCGTCGCCTCGCTCGAGCGGGTCGCCGCGCACCTCGCCATCGCCGGACTGGTGCAGCCGCTCCCCGACTCCGGCCGGCTCTTCTGCTACCGCTACCGCGTCCGTGGGCGCCGGGTCGGCCGCGCCGGGGCGGCCACCCTGGCCCTCGGCCGCCTCGAGCTCGAGAGCCTCGCCACCGGCGAGCGGCTCGACGCGCTCGTCTGCGTGATGCACTTCGGCGCCGCCGACTTCCGCTGCGGCGTGGAGCCCTGGCCCGGCGAGGCGGCGCAGGCCGCCGTCGAGGAGGCGCTCTTCGCGCGCGGCGAGGCGGCCTCGCTCCCGGAGCTCCTGCGCGCGGTGGACCGCGCCTTCGGCGGCCGCGACTACACGCTGCGCGATCTCTTCCTCGACGAGCGGCGGCGCGTCGCCGAGATCCTCCTCGCCGACTCGATGCGGCGCTACGAGTACGACTTCACCCGGATCTTCGAGGACAACCGGCGGCTCATGGAGTTCCTGCGCGAGCTCGACTCGCCCGTGCCCGGGCCGCTGCGCGCCGCCGCCGACGTCTCGCTGAGCCGCCGCCTCTCGTCCCTCACCCGCCGGATCGGCGCGGGCGAGGTGGCGCTCCGCGACGGCGAGCCGGAGCTGCGCGGCACCGTCGAGCTCGCGCGCCGGCTCGGGGTGGGGCTGCACCTCGACCCGGTGCGCCGCCAGGTGCTCGAGGTGGTCGAGGCGCGCATGGCCGACGTCGCCGCCGGCCGGGGCGCGGCGGCGCGGGCGGCCGAGCTCGTCGAGGTGCTCTCGCTCGCGAGCCGGCTCGGCCTCACGCTCGACCTCTGGGCGGCGCAGAACCGGCTCTGGGACTGGGCCGGCGCGAACGGGGCGGCCCTCGACCGGGACAGCCTGGCCGCGCTGGGGCGCGAGCTCTGGTTCGACGAGGAGACGCTCCTCGCGCGGGCCGGTTACGCGCCGCTCGCCCCCGAGGCGATCGCCTGA